The genomic window AGAGTACCTCCGGGGTAATGCTGCCCTTGCCCGGGTACTGATGTCCTACCGGCTCAGAGGCGTGAGTCAGCAGTATCAGGTTATGTTTGCGCATCATCTCAGCAAATGGTTGCATCAGTTCAATATCCCGGAAGTCAAGTAGCTGTATGTCCGGTCTCATCTCACCCACTCCGCTTATCCCACCCCGGACGCAACGCTCAATCTCAGCTAGGGCAGCGTCAAGTGACCGTAATTGGACTGAGCAGAATCCTGCCAGGCGTTCCGGATAGCGCGCGATGGCTTCCAGTATGTAGTCATTAGTCTCGACACATAGCTCGTGGGTTGTCCAGCCGATATTGAGCACTACTGAAATATCAATGCCGTCTTTATCCATACTGGCGATGAGTTCATCGGCGGTGGCCATCCTGGCGTCAGGGGAAGAATACATGATGGCAAAACAGGCGTCACTGTTAACATAATGGCTGCGGTTCTTCTTTATCCGGGGGGGGAAGATATGGGTGTGAAAGTCAATAATCATCGCTAGATTATAGCAGTCCAGCAAGACTGCTTCAACCCGGTTACTTGATTACAATCTGAGCAGTGAGGCGAGTATTTTAAAGATAATAGGGTTATTCGAGTTCACTTAATCTTTACCAATGCGTCTTAATCACCGTAGCTGTCTGTAGATATACACCCGCTAGGTTGCAGCCCTGAGCTACTCTGCGCTATTATAAAGATTAGCAGTCTAAGGGTGAGAGTGCTAATCAATTGCCTGCACGGCTGGCGATTAAACTTATTATGAAGGAGGACTAGAATGGCAATTAAACTTGAGCCGTTGGCTGACCGCCTGGTGGTCAAGCCTATTGAAAGGGAGGAGGTGACCAAGGGAGGGATTGTATTACCCGATACGGTCAAAGAGAAACCTCAGGAAGGAGAGGTCCTGGCGGTTGGTCCGGGGAGATTATCCGAAGATGGGAACCGGATAGCCATGGATGTTAAGGTGGGGGATATCGTGCTTTATGCCCGCTACGGAGGTACTGAGATCAAGGTCGATGGTGAAGAGGTAATGATTTTACGCGAGAGCGATATCTTAGCTAAAAAAACTAAGTAACCTTATTGAATAAAGGTAAGGAGGATATGAATGGCAAAACAGATTATATTTGGTGAAGATGTCAGGCGTGCCCTGAAGAAAGGGATAGACACCCTGGCTGACGCGGTCAAAGTGACCCTGGGGCCTAAAGGCCACCCCGTGGCGCTGGATAAGAAATGGGGTGCGCCGTCAGTGATTGATGACGGGGTTACTATCGCCAAGGAGATCGAGCTTCCTGACCCCCTGGAGAACATGGGGGTACAGCTGGTCAAGGAAGCCGCCACCAAGACCAATGATGCCTGTGGTGACGGTACGACGACTTCAACAGTTCTGGCTCACGCTATTATTACTCAAGGATTTAAGAATATCGCTGCTGGAGCCGAACCTCTGGCCCTTAAGAAGGGTGTTGAGCAGGCAACACAGGCGATTATTGCAGAGCTTAAGCGAGTATCTACCGAGGTGAAGGGTAAGGAGCAGATTGCCCAGGTCGGCACCATTACCGCCAAGGACAAGGAAATTGGTAATTTAATTGCTGAGGTGATGGAAAAAGTCGGCAAGGATGGCGTTATCACGGTTGAGGAGTCTAAAGGCACCCGCTATGAAACGGAATATGTAGAGGGCATGCAGTTTGACCGCGGCTATATCAGTCCGTATTTCATCACTAATGCGGAGCGGATGGAAGCCGTGATTGAAGACCCCTATATCCTGATAACGGACAAGAAAATCTCGGCGGTATCTGACCTTCTGCCCGCGCTGGAGAAAATCCTGCAGGCGTCAAAAAATCTGCTGATTATTGCCGAGGATGTTGATGGTGAAGCCCTGGCGACTCTGGTAGTTAACAAGCTGCGGGGTACCATTAACGTTATCGCCGTTAAGGCGCCCGGTTTTGGTGACCGGCGTAAGGCGATGCTGGAAGATATGGCTATCATTACCGGCGGTCAGATAATCTCAGAAGAGATAGGACGTAAACTGGACTCGGTTACCATAGAAGACTTGGGTCAAGCTCGGCGGGTTACCGTCGACAAGGACAATACCACCATCGTCGAGGGGAAAGGCTCGGATGAAGCCATTCAGGCGCGGATAAAGCAGATTAAAGCCCAGATTGAAGAAACAACCTCCGATTTTGACCGGGAGAAACTTCAGGAAAGGCAGGCCAAGCTGGCCGGCGGAGTGGCGGTCATCAAAGTGGGCGCGGCTACTGAAGTTGAACTTAAAGAAAGGAAACACCGGGTTGAGGATGCCCTGTCAGCGACCAGGGCGGCGGTGGAAGAGGGTATTCTGCCCGGTGGCGGGGTCGCCCTGCTCAATTCTCTGCCCGTCCTGGACAAGCTAAAGCTCAGCGGTGACGAGGCTACGGGTGTCGATATTATCAGAAAGGCAGTGGCGGAGCCAATTCGCTGGATTGCGGAGAACGCTGGTAAAGATGGCTCGGTGATTATGGATGCGGTTAAGAAGAGCCCGCCCGGCGTTGGTTATGATGCGGCTGCTGACGAGTTTGGCGATATGGTAGCCAGGGGTATCATTGACCCGACCAAGGTGGTCAGGTCCAGCCTGGAGAACGCGGCCAGTATTGCGGCAATGGTGCTGATTACCGAAGCTCTGGT from Dehalococcoidales bacterium includes these protein-coding regions:
- a CDS encoding amidohydrolase family protein codes for the protein MLDCYNLAMIIDFHTHIFPPRIKKNRSHYVNSDACFAIMYSSPDARMATADELIASMDKDGIDISVVLNIGWTTHELCVETNDYILEAIARYPERLAGFCSVQLRSLDAALAEIERCVRGGISGVGEMRPDIQLLDFRDIELMQPFAEMMRKHNLILLTHASEPVGHQYPGKGSITPEVLYPLITGFPELTIVCAHWGGGLPFYALMPEVKREMSHVFFDTAASPFLYNPQVYKQVIQMVGADKILFGSDYPLLRPDRLLKEIRALDLPEETEHQILSGNARKLLKLKSNAV
- the groES gene encoding co-chaperone GroES, with the translated sequence MAIKLEPLADRLVVKPIEREEVTKGGIVLPDTVKEKPQEGEVLAVGPGRLSEDGNRIAMDVKVGDIVLYARYGGTEIKVDGEEVMILRESDILAKKTK
- the groL gene encoding chaperonin GroEL (60 kDa chaperone family; promotes refolding of misfolded polypeptides especially under stressful conditions; forms two stacked rings of heptamers to form a barrel-shaped 14mer; ends can be capped by GroES; misfolded proteins enter the barrel where they are refolded when GroES binds), with translation MAKQIIFGEDVRRALKKGIDTLADAVKVTLGPKGHPVALDKKWGAPSVIDDGVTIAKEIELPDPLENMGVQLVKEAATKTNDACGDGTTTSTVLAHAIITQGFKNIAAGAEPLALKKGVEQATQAIIAELKRVSTEVKGKEQIAQVGTITAKDKEIGNLIAEVMEKVGKDGVITVEESKGTRYETEYVEGMQFDRGYISPYFITNAERMEAVIEDPYILITDKKISAVSDLLPALEKILQASKNLLIIAEDVDGEALATLVVNKLRGTINVIAVKAPGFGDRRKAMLEDMAIITGGQIISEEIGRKLDSVTIEDLGQARRVTVDKDNTTIVEGKGSDEAIQARIKQIKAQIEETTSDFDREKLQERQAKLAGGVAVIKVGAATEVELKERKHRVEDALSATRAAVEEGILPGGGVALLNSLPVLDKLKLSGDEATGVDIIRKAVAEPIRWIAENAGKDGSVIMDAVKKSPPGVGYDAAADEFGDMVARGIIDPTKVVRSSLENAASIAAMVLITEALVTDAPEKDKAPAMPPGGMGGMGGMEGMY